One window of the Trifolium pratense cultivar HEN17-A07 linkage group LG2, ARS_RC_1.1, whole genome shotgun sequence genome contains the following:
- the LOC123905511 gene encoding uncharacterized protein DDB_G0290301-like isoform X3 yields MSNSDSPVEDDPSLQEEEDDDDEEEEEIEQVEEEEEEDQEEEEQVEEEEEEEEEEEEVEEEEEEEEEVEEEEEEVETVEVEEEEEEDEEEEAIEMEEDEEQETVVEDKDEVLDSMPVQHRKVEVEEEEEEEEEEEEEEEEEEQEEEEEEEEEEELQQQEEEEGKEKEEAIVMEEEEEQETVVEEKDKDKDEVPDSLPNADKHSKEIVKVEEEEKEAIKTEEEEEQETAIEEEEPETAVEEKDKDKDEVPDSLPDADKHSKDSSQHMELDEKEDNLGSVSSVPENPEVIRPEHDMDGNDAMLKASVPSHEELTLKKEEFPLKQEVSSPPKPSENLIPAEDGKNQGLNVDVENSGHLQRKIFGGCSEPDCNTKVSLSDVKDMDSRATKSSSDMEKDAVTGITPRGNFVEDADGGQNSREKIMQSETEPRVDVKQKQSSRIRSLSPSAAIKDGNKRPAITCAFFAQGWCIRGSSCSFLHIKDSVNNTDQGVEGDLVTAHQKRELKLEKGVKENVDRSRTNEGEASPSWHSSREKEKFPMRDSLFPENRSAFNTSNNYFGSNLSSFSSREEGMTAIRNHHMYRGYTSREDFSSSLGASALDSQKLLNSEKEYHTHKSSFSSDWEDLHRVGSSRVPPHANGYKLKTGSHDWEPSVPFRPSFFITSMNVSSPGDLYDPLRDSVEIPNIGDGSLKAFLIRGSSIQASSQVRTYDDSAAGGKHMSDLNDEKSSVSSHNKIYENEPNRSSVPRGNDSLATKTEITSGTCANYHNGNIGVGRHAFGAEDRTETVKKRTEPDAMHHGDGSEHRKKKVAKDNKIHEMEVDFPTDSSVHKETKALKFFRPTLVDLVKELLKPFWHEGRVSKDAHVLIVKKSVDKVISTLEPHQIPTTEDTAKQYVSSCRQKIAKLVQGYVNKYSKP; encoded by the exons ATGTCAAATTCAGATTCTCCTGTAGAAGATGACCCATCTCTTCAAGAAGAAGAGGATGATGatgacgaagaagaagaagaaattgaacaagtagaagaagaagaagaagaggatcaAGAAGAGGAAGAGcaagttgaagaagaagaagaagaagaagaagaagaagaagaagttgaagaggaagaggaagaggaagaagaagttgaagaggaggaggaggaagtaGAAACGGTGGAGGTtgaagaggaggaggaggaagatgaggaagaagaagcaATAGAGATGGAAGAGGATGAAGAACAAGAAACAGTAGTAGAGGACAAAGATGAAGTTCTAGATTCCATGCCTGTTCAACATAGAAAAG TAGAggtggaagaagaagaggaggaggaggaggaggaggaggaggaggaggaggaagaggagcaggaagaggaggaggaggaggaagaagaagaagaactacaacaacaagaagaagaagaaggaaaagaaaaagaagaggcaATAGTGATGGAAGAGGAGGAAGAACAAGAAACAGTAGTTGAGGAGAAAGATAAAGACAAAGATGAGGTTCCAGATTCTCTTCCCAATGCGGATAAACACAGCAAAG AAATAGTAAAGGTGGAAGAAGAGGAAAAAGAAGCAATAAAGacggaggaggaggaagaaCAAGAAACAGCAATTGAGGAGGAAGAACCAGAAACAGCAGTTGAGGAGAAAGACAAAGACAAAGACGAGGTTCCAGATTCTCTTCCCGATGCGGATAAACATAGCAAAG ATTCAAGCCAGCATATGGAGCTTGATGAGAAAGAGGACAATTTGGGGTCAGTTTCTTCTGTGCCCGAGAACCCTGAAGTAATACGGCCAGAACATGATATGGACGGGAATGATGCCATGCTTAAAGCATCTGTTCCGTCACATGAGGAATTGACATTGAAAAAGGAGGAGTTCCCCTTGAAACAAGAAGTTTCGAGTCCTCCAAAACCAAGTGAAAACTTGATTCCTGCTGAAGATGGGAAAAATCAAGGCTTAAACGTTGATGTTGAAAATTCCGGACATCTTCAGAGGAAAATCTTTGGAGGATGCAGTGAACCAGATTGCAATACCAAAGTTTCTTTATCTGATGTTAAGGACATGGATTCTAGGGCCACCAAGTCATCTAGTGATATGGAAAAAGATGCGGTTACTGGAATCACGCCGAGGGGTAATTTTGTTGAAGATGCTGATGGCGGTCAGAACTCTCGGGAGAAAATTATGCAGTCAGAGACGGAGCCACGGGTTGATGTAAAACAAAAGCAGTCAAG TAGGATTAGAAGTCTGTCCCCCAGTGCTGCGATTAAAGATGGAAACAAAAGGCCTGCAATTACATGTGCTTTTTTCGCTCAAGGTTGGTGCATCAGAGGCAGTTCATGTAGCTTTCTTCATATAAAGGATAGTGTGAATAATACCGACCAGGGGGTTGAAGGAGATCTAGTTACTGCACATCAGAAGAGAGAATTGAAATTGGAAAAAG GTGTTAAGGAAAATGTTGATAGGTCAAGAACG AATGAGGGAGAAGCAAGTCCAAGTTGGCATTCATCTCGTGAAAAGGAGAAGTTTCCAATGAGGGACAGCTTGTTTCCAGAGAATAGATCTGCATTtaatacatcaaacaattatttcggCTCAAATCTTTCCTCATTTTCATCCCGTGAAGAGGGAATGACTGCTATTCGAAACCATCATATGTACAGAGGATATACATCCAGAGAAGATTTTAGTTCATCTTTAGGTGCAAGTGCTTTGGACTCTCAAAAGCTTTTGAACAGTGAGAAGGAATATCACACTCATAAGTCCTCTTTCTCTTCAGATTGGGAAGATTTGCATCGAGTTGGTTCATCTAGGGTTCCACCACATGCTAATGGATATAAACTAAAAACTGGCTCTCATGATTGGGAACCTTCTGTTCCATTTCGACCATCCTTTTTTATCACTTCTATGAATGTATCATCCCCCGGAGATCTTTATGACCCTCTACGTGATAGCGTTGAGATACCTAATATTGGAGACGGGTCTTTGAAAGCTTTTCTAATTCGAGGGTCATCTATCCAGGCTTCATCACAGGTACGGACATATGATGATTCTGCTGCAGGTGGGAAACACATGTCTGATCTTAATGATGAGAAAAGTTCTGTATCTTCacataataaaatttatgaaaatgagCCAAACAGAAGTTCTGTTCCTCGTGGGAACGATTCTCTTGCAACCAAAACAGAGATAACATCAGGAACTTGTGCAAACTACCATAATGGTAACATAGGTGTGGGACGACATGCCTTTGGTGCTGAAGATAGGACGGAAACAGTGAAAAAACGGACTGAGCCTGATGCCATGCATCATGGTGATGGATCAGAGCACAGAAAGAAGAAAGTAGCAAAGGATAATAAAATTCATGAAATGGAGGTTGACTTTCCGACGGATAGCAGTGTGCACAAAGAAACAAAGGCGCTGAAATTTTTTCGGCCAACCCTTGTTGATCTAGTGAAAGAGTTGCTAAAACCATTTTGGCACGAGGGTCGTGTCAGCAAGGATGCACATGTACTGATAGTTAAAAAATCAGTTGACAAGGTTATTAGCACTTTAGAGCCACACCAAATTCCGACCACTGAAGATACTGCTAAGCAATATGTTTCTTCATGTCGGCAGAAAATTGCGAAGTTAGTCCAG GGATATGTCAATAAATATAGCAAACCTTGA
- the LOC123905511 gene encoding protein FRIGIDA-ESSENTIAL 1-like isoform X4, with protein sequence MEEDEEQETVVEDKDEVLDSMPVQHRKETVEVEEEEEEEEEEEEEEEEEEQEEEEEEEEEEELQQQEEEEGKEKEEAIVMEEEEEQETVVEEKDKDKDEVPDSLPNADKHSKEIVKVEEEEKEAIKTEEEEEQETAIEEEEPETAVEEKDKDKDEVPDSLPDADKHSKDSSQHMELDEKEDNLGSVSSVPENPEVIRPEHDMDGNDAMLKASVPSHEELTLKKEEFPLKQEVSSPPKPSENLIPAEDGKNQGLNVDVENSGHLQRKIFGGCSEPDCNTKVSLSDVKDMDSRATKSSSDMEKDAVTGITPRGNFVEDADGGQNSREKIMQSETEPRVDVKQKQSSRIRSLSPSAAIKDGNKRPAITCAFFAQGWCIRGSSCSFLHIKDSVNNTDQGVEGDLVTAHQKRELKLEKGVKENVDRSRTNEGEASPSWHSSREKEKFPMRDSLFPENRSAFNTSNNYFGSNLSSFSSREEGMTAIRNHHMYRGYTSREDFSSSLGASALDSQKLLNSEKEYHTHKSSFSSDWEDLHRVGSSRVPPHANGYKLKTGSHDWEPSVPFRPSFFITSMNVSSPGDLYDPLRDSVEIPNIGDGSLKAFLIRGSSIQASSQVRTYDDSAAGGKHMSDLNDEKSSVSSHNKIYENEPNRSSVPRGNDSLATKTEITSGTCANYHNGNIGVGRHAFGAEDRTETVKKRTEPDAMHHGDGSEHRKKKVAKDNKIHEMEVDFPTDSSVHKETKALKFFRPTLVDLVKELLKPFWHEGRVSKDAHVLIVKKSVDKVISTLEPHQIPTTEDTAKQYVSSCRQKIAKLVQGYVNKYSKP encoded by the exons ATGGAAGAGGATGAAGAACAAGAAACAGTAGTAGAGGACAAAGATGAAGTTCTAGATTCCATGCCTGTTCAACATAGAAAAG AAACAGTAGAggtggaagaagaagaggaggaggaggaggaggaggaggaggaggaggaggaagaggagcaggaagaggaggaggaggaggaagaagaagaagaactacaacaacaagaagaagaagaaggaaaagaaaaagaagaggcaATAGTGATGGAAGAGGAGGAAGAACAAGAAACAGTAGTTGAGGAGAAAGATAAAGACAAAGATGAGGTTCCAGATTCTCTTCCCAATGCGGATAAACACAGCAAAG AAATAGTAAAGGTGGAAGAAGAGGAAAAAGAAGCAATAAAGacggaggaggaggaagaaCAAGAAACAGCAATTGAGGAGGAAGAACCAGAAACAGCAGTTGAGGAGAAAGACAAAGACAAAGACGAGGTTCCAGATTCTCTTCCCGATGCGGATAAACATAGCAAAG ATTCAAGCCAGCATATGGAGCTTGATGAGAAAGAGGACAATTTGGGGTCAGTTTCTTCTGTGCCCGAGAACCCTGAAGTAATACGGCCAGAACATGATATGGACGGGAATGATGCCATGCTTAAAGCATCTGTTCCGTCACATGAGGAATTGACATTGAAAAAGGAGGAGTTCCCCTTGAAACAAGAAGTTTCGAGTCCTCCAAAACCAAGTGAAAACTTGATTCCTGCTGAAGATGGGAAAAATCAAGGCTTAAACGTTGATGTTGAAAATTCCGGACATCTTCAGAGGAAAATCTTTGGAGGATGCAGTGAACCAGATTGCAATACCAAAGTTTCTTTATCTGATGTTAAGGACATGGATTCTAGGGCCACCAAGTCATCTAGTGATATGGAAAAAGATGCGGTTACTGGAATCACGCCGAGGGGTAATTTTGTTGAAGATGCTGATGGCGGTCAGAACTCTCGGGAGAAAATTATGCAGTCAGAGACGGAGCCACGGGTTGATGTAAAACAAAAGCAGTCAAG TAGGATTAGAAGTCTGTCCCCCAGTGCTGCGATTAAAGATGGAAACAAAAGGCCTGCAATTACATGTGCTTTTTTCGCTCAAGGTTGGTGCATCAGAGGCAGTTCATGTAGCTTTCTTCATATAAAGGATAGTGTGAATAATACCGACCAGGGGGTTGAAGGAGATCTAGTTACTGCACATCAGAAGAGAGAATTGAAATTGGAAAAAG GTGTTAAGGAAAATGTTGATAGGTCAAGAACG AATGAGGGAGAAGCAAGTCCAAGTTGGCATTCATCTCGTGAAAAGGAGAAGTTTCCAATGAGGGACAGCTTGTTTCCAGAGAATAGATCTGCATTtaatacatcaaacaattatttcggCTCAAATCTTTCCTCATTTTCATCCCGTGAAGAGGGAATGACTGCTATTCGAAACCATCATATGTACAGAGGATATACATCCAGAGAAGATTTTAGTTCATCTTTAGGTGCAAGTGCTTTGGACTCTCAAAAGCTTTTGAACAGTGAGAAGGAATATCACACTCATAAGTCCTCTTTCTCTTCAGATTGGGAAGATTTGCATCGAGTTGGTTCATCTAGGGTTCCACCACATGCTAATGGATATAAACTAAAAACTGGCTCTCATGATTGGGAACCTTCTGTTCCATTTCGACCATCCTTTTTTATCACTTCTATGAATGTATCATCCCCCGGAGATCTTTATGACCCTCTACGTGATAGCGTTGAGATACCTAATATTGGAGACGGGTCTTTGAAAGCTTTTCTAATTCGAGGGTCATCTATCCAGGCTTCATCACAGGTACGGACATATGATGATTCTGCTGCAGGTGGGAAACACATGTCTGATCTTAATGATGAGAAAAGTTCTGTATCTTCacataataaaatttatgaaaatgagCCAAACAGAAGTTCTGTTCCTCGTGGGAACGATTCTCTTGCAACCAAAACAGAGATAACATCAGGAACTTGTGCAAACTACCATAATGGTAACATAGGTGTGGGACGACATGCCTTTGGTGCTGAAGATAGGACGGAAACAGTGAAAAAACGGACTGAGCCTGATGCCATGCATCATGGTGATGGATCAGAGCACAGAAAGAAGAAAGTAGCAAAGGATAATAAAATTCATGAAATGGAGGTTGACTTTCCGACGGATAGCAGTGTGCACAAAGAAACAAAGGCGCTGAAATTTTTTCGGCCAACCCTTGTTGATCTAGTGAAAGAGTTGCTAAAACCATTTTGGCACGAGGGTCGTGTCAGCAAGGATGCACATGTACTGATAGTTAAAAAATCAGTTGACAAGGTTATTAGCACTTTAGAGCCACACCAAATTCCGACCACTGAAGATACTGCTAAGCAATATGTTTCTTCATGTCGGCAGAAAATTGCGAAGTTAGTCCAG GGATATGTCAATAAATATAGCAAACCTTGA
- the LOC123905511 gene encoding zinc finger CCCH domain-containing protein 38-like isoform X2 — protein sequence MSNSDSPVEDDPSLQEEEDDDDEEEEEIEQVEEEEEEDQEEEEQVEEEEEEEEEEEEVEEEEEEEEEVEEEEEEVETVEVEEEEEEDEEEEAIEMEEDEEQETVVEDKDEVLDSMPVQHRKETVEVEEEEEEEEEEEEEEEEEEQEEEEEEEEEEELQQQEEEEGKEKEEAIVMEEEEEQETVVEEKDKDKDEVPDSLPNADKHSKEIVKVEEEEKEAIKTEEEEEQETAIEEEEPETAVEEKDKDKDEVPDSLPDADKHSKDSSQHMELDEKEDNLGSVSSVPENPEVIRPEHDMDGNDAMLKASVPSHEELTLKKEEFPLKQEVSSPPKPSENLIPAEDGKNQGLNVDVENSGHLQRKIFGGCSEPDCNTKVSLSDVKDMDSRATKSSSDMEKDAVTGITPRGNFVEDADGGQNSREKIMQSETEPRVDVKQKQSRIRSLSPSAAIKDGNKRPAITCAFFAQGWCIRGSSCSFLHIKDSVNNTDQGVEGDLVTAHQKRELKLEKGVKENVDRSRTNEGEASPSWHSSREKEKFPMRDSLFPENRSAFNTSNNYFGSNLSSFSSREEGMTAIRNHHMYRGYTSREDFSSSLGASALDSQKLLNSEKEYHTHKSSFSSDWEDLHRVGSSRVPPHANGYKLKTGSHDWEPSVPFRPSFFITSMNVSSPGDLYDPLRDSVEIPNIGDGSLKAFLIRGSSIQASSQVRTYDDSAAGGKHMSDLNDEKSSVSSHNKIYENEPNRSSVPRGNDSLATKTEITSGTCANYHNGNIGVGRHAFGAEDRTETVKKRTEPDAMHHGDGSEHRKKKVAKDNKIHEMEVDFPTDSSVHKETKALKFFRPTLVDLVKELLKPFWHEGRVSKDAHVLIVKKSVDKVISTLEPHQIPTTEDTAKQYVSSCRQKIAKLVQGYVNKYSKP from the exons ATGTCAAATTCAGATTCTCCTGTAGAAGATGACCCATCTCTTCAAGAAGAAGAGGATGATGatgacgaagaagaagaagaaattgaacaagtagaagaagaagaagaagaggatcaAGAAGAGGAAGAGcaagttgaagaagaagaagaagaagaagaagaagaagaagaagttgaagaggaagaggaagaggaagaagaagttgaagaggaggaggaggaagtaGAAACGGTGGAGGTtgaagaggaggaggaggaagatgaggaagaagaagcaATAGAGATGGAAGAGGATGAAGAACAAGAAACAGTAGTAGAGGACAAAGATGAAGTTCTAGATTCCATGCCTGTTCAACATAGAAAAG AAACAGTAGAggtggaagaagaagaggaggaggaggaggaggaggaggaggaggaggaggaagaggagcaggaagaggaggaggaggaggaagaagaagaagaactacaacaacaagaagaagaagaaggaaaagaaaaagaagaggcaATAGTGATGGAAGAGGAGGAAGAACAAGAAACAGTAGTTGAGGAGAAAGATAAAGACAAAGATGAGGTTCCAGATTCTCTTCCCAATGCGGATAAACACAGCAAAG AAATAGTAAAGGTGGAAGAAGAGGAAAAAGAAGCAATAAAGacggaggaggaggaagaaCAAGAAACAGCAATTGAGGAGGAAGAACCAGAAACAGCAGTTGAGGAGAAAGACAAAGACAAAGACGAGGTTCCAGATTCTCTTCCCGATGCGGATAAACATAGCAAAG ATTCAAGCCAGCATATGGAGCTTGATGAGAAAGAGGACAATTTGGGGTCAGTTTCTTCTGTGCCCGAGAACCCTGAAGTAATACGGCCAGAACATGATATGGACGGGAATGATGCCATGCTTAAAGCATCTGTTCCGTCACATGAGGAATTGACATTGAAAAAGGAGGAGTTCCCCTTGAAACAAGAAGTTTCGAGTCCTCCAAAACCAAGTGAAAACTTGATTCCTGCTGAAGATGGGAAAAATCAAGGCTTAAACGTTGATGTTGAAAATTCCGGACATCTTCAGAGGAAAATCTTTGGAGGATGCAGTGAACCAGATTGCAATACCAAAGTTTCTTTATCTGATGTTAAGGACATGGATTCTAGGGCCACCAAGTCATCTAGTGATATGGAAAAAGATGCGGTTACTGGAATCACGCCGAGGGGTAATTTTGTTGAAGATGCTGATGGCGGTCAGAACTCTCGGGAGAAAATTATGCAGTCAGAGACGGAGCCACGGGTTGATGTAAAACAAAAGCAGTCAAG GATTAGAAGTCTGTCCCCCAGTGCTGCGATTAAAGATGGAAACAAAAGGCCTGCAATTACATGTGCTTTTTTCGCTCAAGGTTGGTGCATCAGAGGCAGTTCATGTAGCTTTCTTCATATAAAGGATAGTGTGAATAATACCGACCAGGGGGTTGAAGGAGATCTAGTTACTGCACATCAGAAGAGAGAATTGAAATTGGAAAAAG GTGTTAAGGAAAATGTTGATAGGTCAAGAACG AATGAGGGAGAAGCAAGTCCAAGTTGGCATTCATCTCGTGAAAAGGAGAAGTTTCCAATGAGGGACAGCTTGTTTCCAGAGAATAGATCTGCATTtaatacatcaaacaattatttcggCTCAAATCTTTCCTCATTTTCATCCCGTGAAGAGGGAATGACTGCTATTCGAAACCATCATATGTACAGAGGATATACATCCAGAGAAGATTTTAGTTCATCTTTAGGTGCAAGTGCTTTGGACTCTCAAAAGCTTTTGAACAGTGAGAAGGAATATCACACTCATAAGTCCTCTTTCTCTTCAGATTGGGAAGATTTGCATCGAGTTGGTTCATCTAGGGTTCCACCACATGCTAATGGATATAAACTAAAAACTGGCTCTCATGATTGGGAACCTTCTGTTCCATTTCGACCATCCTTTTTTATCACTTCTATGAATGTATCATCCCCCGGAGATCTTTATGACCCTCTACGTGATAGCGTTGAGATACCTAATATTGGAGACGGGTCTTTGAAAGCTTTTCTAATTCGAGGGTCATCTATCCAGGCTTCATCACAGGTACGGACATATGATGATTCTGCTGCAGGTGGGAAACACATGTCTGATCTTAATGATGAGAAAAGTTCTGTATCTTCacataataaaatttatgaaaatgagCCAAACAGAAGTTCTGTTCCTCGTGGGAACGATTCTCTTGCAACCAAAACAGAGATAACATCAGGAACTTGTGCAAACTACCATAATGGTAACATAGGTGTGGGACGACATGCCTTTGGTGCTGAAGATAGGACGGAAACAGTGAAAAAACGGACTGAGCCTGATGCCATGCATCATGGTGATGGATCAGAGCACAGAAAGAAGAAAGTAGCAAAGGATAATAAAATTCATGAAATGGAGGTTGACTTTCCGACGGATAGCAGTGTGCACAAAGAAACAAAGGCGCTGAAATTTTTTCGGCCAACCCTTGTTGATCTAGTGAAAGAGTTGCTAAAACCATTTTGGCACGAGGGTCGTGTCAGCAAGGATGCACATGTACTGATAGTTAAAAAATCAGTTGACAAGGTTATTAGCACTTTAGAGCCACACCAAATTCCGACCACTGAAGATACTGCTAAGCAATATGTTTCTTCATGTCGGCAGAAAATTGCGAAGTTAGTCCAG GGATATGTCAATAAATATAGCAAACCTTGA
- the LOC123905511 gene encoding uncharacterized protein DDB_G0290301-like isoform X1, protein MSNSDSPVEDDPSLQEEEDDDDEEEEEIEQVEEEEEEDQEEEEQVEEEEEEEEEEEEVEEEEEEEEEVEEEEEEVETVEVEEEEEEDEEEEAIEMEEDEEQETVVEDKDEVLDSMPVQHRKETVEVEEEEEEEEEEEEEEEEEEQEEEEEEEEEEELQQQEEEEGKEKEEAIVMEEEEEQETVVEEKDKDKDEVPDSLPNADKHSKEIVKVEEEEKEAIKTEEEEEQETAIEEEEPETAVEEKDKDKDEVPDSLPDADKHSKDSSQHMELDEKEDNLGSVSSVPENPEVIRPEHDMDGNDAMLKASVPSHEELTLKKEEFPLKQEVSSPPKPSENLIPAEDGKNQGLNVDVENSGHLQRKIFGGCSEPDCNTKVSLSDVKDMDSRATKSSSDMEKDAVTGITPRGNFVEDADGGQNSREKIMQSETEPRVDVKQKQSSRIRSLSPSAAIKDGNKRPAITCAFFAQGWCIRGSSCSFLHIKDSVNNTDQGVEGDLVTAHQKRELKLEKGVKENVDRSRTNEGEASPSWHSSREKEKFPMRDSLFPENRSAFNTSNNYFGSNLSSFSSREEGMTAIRNHHMYRGYTSREDFSSSLGASALDSQKLLNSEKEYHTHKSSFSSDWEDLHRVGSSRVPPHANGYKLKTGSHDWEPSVPFRPSFFITSMNVSSPGDLYDPLRDSVEIPNIGDGSLKAFLIRGSSIQASSQVRTYDDSAAGGKHMSDLNDEKSSVSSHNKIYENEPNRSSVPRGNDSLATKTEITSGTCANYHNGNIGVGRHAFGAEDRTETVKKRTEPDAMHHGDGSEHRKKKVAKDNKIHEMEVDFPTDSSVHKETKALKFFRPTLVDLVKELLKPFWHEGRVSKDAHVLIVKKSVDKVISTLEPHQIPTTEDTAKQYVSSCRQKIAKLVQGYVNKYSKP, encoded by the exons ATGTCAAATTCAGATTCTCCTGTAGAAGATGACCCATCTCTTCAAGAAGAAGAGGATGATGatgacgaagaagaagaagaaattgaacaagtagaagaagaagaagaagaggatcaAGAAGAGGAAGAGcaagttgaagaagaagaagaagaagaagaagaagaagaagaagttgaagaggaagaggaagaggaagaagaagttgaagaggaggaggaggaagtaGAAACGGTGGAGGTtgaagaggaggaggaggaagatgaggaagaagaagcaATAGAGATGGAAGAGGATGAAGAACAAGAAACAGTAGTAGAGGACAAAGATGAAGTTCTAGATTCCATGCCTGTTCAACATAGAAAAG AAACAGTAGAggtggaagaagaagaggaggaggaggaggaggaggaggaggaggaggaggaagaggagcaggaagaggaggaggaggaggaagaagaagaagaactacaacaacaagaagaagaagaaggaaaagaaaaagaagaggcaATAGTGATGGAAGAGGAGGAAGAACAAGAAACAGTAGTTGAGGAGAAAGATAAAGACAAAGATGAGGTTCCAGATTCTCTTCCCAATGCGGATAAACACAGCAAAG AAATAGTAAAGGTGGAAGAAGAGGAAAAAGAAGCAATAAAGacggaggaggaggaagaaCAAGAAACAGCAATTGAGGAGGAAGAACCAGAAACAGCAGTTGAGGAGAAAGACAAAGACAAAGACGAGGTTCCAGATTCTCTTCCCGATGCGGATAAACATAGCAAAG ATTCAAGCCAGCATATGGAGCTTGATGAGAAAGAGGACAATTTGGGGTCAGTTTCTTCTGTGCCCGAGAACCCTGAAGTAATACGGCCAGAACATGATATGGACGGGAATGATGCCATGCTTAAAGCATCTGTTCCGTCACATGAGGAATTGACATTGAAAAAGGAGGAGTTCCCCTTGAAACAAGAAGTTTCGAGTCCTCCAAAACCAAGTGAAAACTTGATTCCTGCTGAAGATGGGAAAAATCAAGGCTTAAACGTTGATGTTGAAAATTCCGGACATCTTCAGAGGAAAATCTTTGGAGGATGCAGTGAACCAGATTGCAATACCAAAGTTTCTTTATCTGATGTTAAGGACATGGATTCTAGGGCCACCAAGTCATCTAGTGATATGGAAAAAGATGCGGTTACTGGAATCACGCCGAGGGGTAATTTTGTTGAAGATGCTGATGGCGGTCAGAACTCTCGGGAGAAAATTATGCAGTCAGAGACGGAGCCACGGGTTGATGTAAAACAAAAGCAGTCAAG TAGGATTAGAAGTCTGTCCCCCAGTGCTGCGATTAAAGATGGAAACAAAAGGCCTGCAATTACATGTGCTTTTTTCGCTCAAGGTTGGTGCATCAGAGGCAGTTCATGTAGCTTTCTTCATATAAAGGATAGTGTGAATAATACCGACCAGGGGGTTGAAGGAGATCTAGTTACTGCACATCAGAAGAGAGAATTGAAATTGGAAAAAG GTGTTAAGGAAAATGTTGATAGGTCAAGAACG AATGAGGGAGAAGCAAGTCCAAGTTGGCATTCATCTCGTGAAAAGGAGAAGTTTCCAATGAGGGACAGCTTGTTTCCAGAGAATAGATCTGCATTtaatacatcaaacaattatttcggCTCAAATCTTTCCTCATTTTCATCCCGTGAAGAGGGAATGACTGCTATTCGAAACCATCATATGTACAGAGGATATACATCCAGAGAAGATTTTAGTTCATCTTTAGGTGCAAGTGCTTTGGACTCTCAAAAGCTTTTGAACAGTGAGAAGGAATATCACACTCATAAGTCCTCTTTCTCTTCAGATTGGGAAGATTTGCATCGAGTTGGTTCATCTAGGGTTCCACCACATGCTAATGGATATAAACTAAAAACTGGCTCTCATGATTGGGAACCTTCTGTTCCATTTCGACCATCCTTTTTTATCACTTCTATGAATGTATCATCCCCCGGAGATCTTTATGACCCTCTACGTGATAGCGTTGAGATACCTAATATTGGAGACGGGTCTTTGAAAGCTTTTCTAATTCGAGGGTCATCTATCCAGGCTTCATCACAGGTACGGACATATGATGATTCTGCTGCAGGTGGGAAACACATGTCTGATCTTAATGATGAGAAAAGTTCTGTATCTTCacataataaaatttatgaaaatgagCCAAACAGAAGTTCTGTTCCTCGTGGGAACGATTCTCTTGCAACCAAAACAGAGATAACATCAGGAACTTGTGCAAACTACCATAATGGTAACATAGGTGTGGGACGACATGCCTTTGGTGCTGAAGATAGGACGGAAACAGTGAAAAAACGGACTGAGCCTGATGCCATGCATCATGGTGATGGATCAGAGCACAGAAAGAAGAAAGTAGCAAAGGATAATAAAATTCATGAAATGGAGGTTGACTTTCCGACGGATAGCAGTGTGCACAAAGAAACAAAGGCGCTGAAATTTTTTCGGCCAACCCTTGTTGATCTAGTGAAAGAGTTGCTAAAACCATTTTGGCACGAGGGTCGTGTCAGCAAGGATGCACATGTACTGATAGTTAAAAAATCAGTTGACAAGGTTATTAGCACTTTAGAGCCACACCAAATTCCGACCACTGAAGATACTGCTAAGCAATATGTTTCTTCATGTCGGCAGAAAATTGCGAAGTTAGTCCAG GGATATGTCAATAAATATAGCAAACCTTGA